In the Mycolicibacter minnesotensis genome, GGCGCACGAACCCCGACGGTGATCAGAAAACGAGTAGGAGCCATCGGTGCAGAGTGCGTTAGCGCCCCTCGGAGGGTAGGGGGCATCGCTGGGAAGCGGGACGCAGACACCCTTGACGTTGCGATAGCACCGAGGGTGCGTTGTCGTCGGCGGGGCGGGCGCCCGATAGGTCACCGTGGGCCTGCTCGTTGTCGTACCCACAGATGACGGAGCAATCGGCTTTCCGCACTGACGCAGAATGCCCTCCAGTGCCTCACGCTCGTCCTCGGTGACCCACAACCGGTATCGGGCTTTCACCTCGACGATGCGTGTCGCATAGGTGCAGCGGTAGGCATCGTTTGCTGGTAGCCAGGTGGCGGCGTCACTGGACCCCTTTTGCTGGTTTGCGGCCGCGGTGGTGGTTTGCAGGTTGATCGGGTCGTTGGCGAAGTTTCGGCGGGTCAAGTCGTCCCAGACCTGGGCGCCCTTCTGCCAGGCATCCAACAACGGCACGACGTGATCGATCTGGATAGGACTGAACTCTTCGGGAACCTGGTGGTAGATAACCGTCTTTCCGGTGTAGGGGTCCTTGAGGACACCGGAGGCGACGGCGCAACCGGAATCAGGCATGACTGCGCCGAGGTCGCGGCGCAGGATGTCGGTTCGGGTATCGCAGTAGTTGTGTCCACCCTCCACGGTGACGTCGTCGGACCAGGGGATCCCGAACAGTGCGCGGTCGTAGCCCGTCTTGGGTGCACGGCCTTTGACGGGGAGCGCATCGAGCCTCTCGAGTGGGGGCAGGGAACTTTTGGGGTAACTCGACGTCAGTGGTGGCTGCGGTGAAGTCGCTCCGGGACGGACGACCAAGGCCACGAGCAGGGCGATGACCGCGCAGACTGCTACGACGGTCAAGATGATGAGTGCGAGCTGGCGGCGGGTCACGGTAGTAACGCCTGACTCGTCTGCCGGTGGGCGCTCGACGTCGACATCGTGGATATCCACCGGGTGGACAGTAATCCACCTATTGGTAGCTCCAAGTTGGATCTACGGAAATCTGCAGGCCCACGGCCTATGCACTGAGATGCCCTGGTCGATGTCAGTCTTTTGCGTCCAGGTGCTTGTAGGCCTGTGTGGGACCGCGCCTAATGACCGCGCCCGCCGCTGCTCGATGTCCGATGGGTTGGACCGGCGGAGTTCCTGATAACGAACAAATATCCGATGGATCGGGCTGTTCTGGTGATGCCCAAAAACGCAAAGAAAGTGCGCCGTCAGGGTTTCGAACCCCGGACCCGCTGATTAAGAGTCAGCTGCTCTACCAACTGAGCTAACGGCGCTTTGCGGTCGTGACCGCGAAAGAGACAATAACAGGCGTCCTGCCGCGAGACGAAATCAGCTGGTGCGAGGGGGCGCAGGTGAAGGGCTCAGCGCGAGGGGCGATTACCCACTAGACTGCCTGCGAGCAGCAGCAGCACGGTCAGGTGGGAAAAGCATGGGGCAGGTTGGTTTGGCACACCGCTGCCGGGGGTTCGGGTCCCGGGCGGCGGCATTGCTGGTGGTTGCGGCCGCGGGGCTGAGCCTGAGTGCGTGCGGCGGCAACGCCGACGCCGAGGCGGCCAAGATCATCACCGACAAGGGCACCCCATTCGCGGACCTGTTGATTCCCAAGGTCACCGCGTCGGTCACCGACAAGGCTGTCGGCGTCGCGGTGGACGCACCGGTGACGGTCACCGCCGAGGACGGCGTGCTGGATTCGGTCACCATGGTCAACGAGTACGGCGCCGTGGTGGACGGCAAGCTCAGTGCTGATGGGTTGACTTGGGCGACTTCTGAGCAGCTCGGCTACAACAAGCGCTACACCGTCAATGCAAAGGCGCTGGGACTCGGTGGCGTCACCAGCCGGCAGATGACCTTTCAGACCCATTCGCCGCAGAACCTGACCATGCCCTACGTCATGCCGCGCGACGGCGAAGTCGTCGGTGTGGGCCAGCCGGTGGCGATTCGGTTCGACGAGAACATCGTTGACCGCGAGGCGGCCGAGAAGGCCATCACGATCACCACCGATCCGCCCGTGGTGGGTGCCTTCTACTGGCTGAGCAATCGCGAGGTGCGCTGGCGTCCGCAGGCGTTCTGGAAACCCGGAACCAATGTCGACGTGCAGGTCAACACCTACGGGGTGGACCTGGGCAACGGGGTGTACGGGCAGGACAACGCCGCCAGCCACTTCGTCATCGGCGACGAGGTGATCGCCACCGTCGACGATGACACCAAGTCGATGGTGGTGCGCATCAACGGCGAAGTGGCCAAGACCATGCCGGTGTCGATGGGCAAGGAGAGCACCCCGACCAACAACGGCACCTACATCGTCGGTGAACGTTTCGCGCACATCGTCATGGATTCGTCGACCTACGGGGTTCCGGTGAACTCGCCCAACGGGTATCGCACCGACGTCGACTGGGCCACCCAGATCTCCTACAGCGGGATCTTCGTGCACTCGGCACCGTGGTCAGTAGGTGCCCAGGGCTACTCCAACACCAGCCACGGCTGTATCAACGTCAGTCCCAGCAATGCCCTGTGGTTCTACGACCACGTCAAGCGGGGCGACGTGGTGCAGATCAACAACACCATCGGCTCGCCGCTGCCCGGCACCGAGGGGCTCGGAGACTGGAATGTGCCCTGGTCGCAATGGCAGGCCGGCAACGCCAAAGAGCCGGTGCGCTGACGTCTAGCCGCCCAGGTATTCCTCGCTGCCGCTGGGATAGCCGCCGCCGAACGTGGTGATGTGCACGTGGTCGAAATGACCGTTGCCGCGGCCGCTGGGCCCTCCCGGGGTGTAGTACGTACCGCGCCAGATCGCGTCCTGCATGGCGAAACGATCAGCATTCTGTCGGACATAGTCGACGATCTGGTCTCCCAGCGCGATGCCCTCCGGGCTGCCGGGATTGGGAATCATCACGTCGATCGCCAGGCCTGAGGGATGCCAGCGCTGGCCGTCCGGCCGCACCCCGATCATGTTGTTGATCTGTGGGAACGTTTCGCTGATGCTGCGCGCGACAAGGATCGTTTTGACCTGCATGCCGTGCTCGTTGACCACGCCCGGCGGCAAGGCATGCGGCGCCGGCATGGACCAGCTCGCCGCGAAATCGGGCGGCGGTGCCCCCCAATCCGGCGGCGGGGGCGGCGGAGCGTCTTCGGGTGGTGGGGGAGGCGCGAACTCCGGGGGCGGAGGCGGCGGGTCAAAGGGCGGCGGAGGCGGCCCGTCTTCTGGGGGTGGGGGTGGAACGTCTTCGGGTGGTGGCGGCGGCGCCTCGGCGGCCGCCGGAGGGGGCGGTTCGTCGTTGTTTCCCGGCTCGGCGCCAACGCTGCCAGCCAGGAACACGGCGGCCGGCAACAGAGTCGTCGCAGCCAGAACGGAGGATTTCATGCGCAGATCAACCAGTCCTTGCGTGAGCACGCAAGGCACCGTAACCAAAACGTTATCTCGACATCAACCCGGCACGCGGAAAG is a window encoding:
- a CDS encoding L,D-transpeptidase, which produces MGQVGLAHRCRGFGSRAAALLVVAAAGLSLSACGGNADAEAAKIITDKGTPFADLLIPKVTASVTDKAVGVAVDAPVTVTAEDGVLDSVTMVNEYGAVVDGKLSADGLTWATSEQLGYNKRYTVNAKALGLGGVTSRQMTFQTHSPQNLTMPYVMPRDGEVVGVGQPVAIRFDENIVDREAAEKAITITTDPPVVGAFYWLSNREVRWRPQAFWKPGTNVDVQVNTYGVDLGNGVYGQDNAASHFVIGDEVIATVDDDTKSMVVRINGEVAKTMPVSMGKESTPTNNGTYIVGERFAHIVMDSSTYGVPVNSPNGYRTDVDWATQISYSGIFVHSAPWSVGAQGYSNTSHGCINVSPSNALWFYDHVKRGDVVQINNTIGSPLPGTEGLGDWNVPWSQWQAGNAKEPVR
- a CDS encoding GmrSD restriction endonuclease domain-containing protein, which codes for MDIHDVDVERPPADESGVTTVTRRQLALIILTVVAVCAVIALLVALVVRPGATSPQPPLTSSYPKSSLPPLERLDALPVKGRAPKTGYDRALFGIPWSDDVTVEGGHNYCDTRTDILRRDLGAVMPDSGCAVASGVLKDPYTGKTVIYHQVPEEFSPIQIDHVVPLLDAWQKGAQVWDDLTRRNFANDPINLQTTTAAANQQKGSSDAATWLPANDAYRCTYATRIVEVKARYRLWVTEDEREALEGILRQCGKPIAPSSVGTTTSRPTVTYRAPAPPTTTHPRCYRNVKGVCVPLPSDAPYPPRGANALCTDGSYSFSDHRRGSCARHGGVHAWLD